From a single Actinomyces viscosus genomic region:
- a CDS encoding ABC transporter permease yields the protein MPENITSPTTRPGQERFVSQDDELGLGAVDAVADESAPASVWLDAWRQLRRRPIFWAASLLIAVAVLFSLVPGLIAPRDPGYCTLVNSYQGPSWAHPFGFDIQGCDIFARTVHGARASVSVGIFTTLIVVLVGSAVGALAGFFGGIFDALLSRVTDIFFAVPFVLAAIVVMQMFRNDRSILTVILVLALFGWPQIARITRGSVMSVKNEDYVTASRALGSGRMAMLLRHVMPNAAAPIIVTATVELGVFIVSEATLSFLGIGLPASVVSWGADIAAAKDALNSHPSVLLFPAGALALTVLGFIMLGDVVRDALDPKARK from the coding sequence ATGCCTGAGAACATCACGTCCCCCACCACGCGCCCGGGGCAGGAGCGCTTCGTCAGCCAGGACGACGAGCTCGGCCTGGGCGCCGTCGACGCCGTCGCCGACGAGTCCGCCCCCGCCTCCGTCTGGCTCGACGCCTGGAGGCAGCTGCGCCGTCGCCCCATCTTCTGGGCGGCCTCACTGCTCATCGCCGTCGCCGTGCTGTTCTCGCTGGTCCCCGGCCTCATCGCCCCGCGGGACCCCGGGTACTGCACGCTGGTCAACTCCTACCAGGGCCCCTCCTGGGCCCACCCCTTCGGCTTCGACATCCAGGGCTGCGACATCTTCGCCCGCACCGTCCACGGCGCCCGGGCCTCGGTGAGCGTCGGTATCTTCACCACCCTCATCGTGGTCCTCGTCGGCTCGGCCGTCGGGGCGCTGGCCGGGTTCTTCGGCGGGATCTTCGACGCCCTGCTCTCGCGCGTCACCGACATCTTCTTCGCCGTGCCCTTCGTCCTGGCGGCCATCGTCGTCATGCAGATGTTCCGCAACGACCGCTCGATCCTCACCGTCATCCTGGTCCTGGCCCTGTTCGGCTGGCCCCAGATCGCCCGCATCACGCGAGGCTCGGTCATGAGCGTCAAGAACGAGGACTACGTGACCGCCTCCCGGGCCCTGGGCTCGGGGCGCATGGCCATGCTGCTGCGCCACGTCATGCCCAACGCGGCCGCCCCCATCATCGTGACCGCCACCGTCGAGCTCGGCGTCTTCATCGTCTCGGAGGCCACCTTGAGCTTCCTGGGCATCGGACTGCCCGCATCGGTCGTCTCCTGGGGCGCGGACATCGCGGCCGCCAAGGACGCCCTCAACAGCCACCCGAGCGTCCTGCTCTTCCCCGCCGGCGCACTGGCCCTGACCGTGCTCGGCTTCATCATGCTCGGCGACGTCGTCCGCGACGCCCTGGAC
- a CDS encoding ABC transporter permease encodes MLRYVARRLLQMVPVFFGATLLIYAMVFALPGDPIAALGGQRSLSPEVIEQIRASYHLDKPFIVQYLLYLKGLLTLDLGQSLRGTESVLDVLVRAYPITIKLSLMALAFEAVAGIGFGLIAGVRKGGWFDATVLVLSLVVIAVPTFVIGFVLQFIIGVRLGWLPVTAGESPGFTELLMPAMVLGAVSFAYVLRLTRTEVAENLTADHVRTARAKGLSGARVMIVHVLRNSLVPVVTFLGADLGALMGGAIVTEGIFNIKGVGGTLYSAIIRGDGPMVVSFTTVLVLVFIISNLLVDLLYAALDPRIRYA; translated from the coding sequence ATGCTTCGCTACGTCGCACGCAGGCTGCTGCAGATGGTCCCGGTGTTCTTCGGGGCCACGCTGCTCATCTACGCGATGGTCTTCGCCCTGCCGGGCGACCCCATCGCCGCGCTCGGGGGCCAGCGCTCGCTCAGCCCCGAGGTGATCGAGCAGATCAGGGCCAGCTACCACCTCGACAAGCCCTTCATCGTGCAGTACCTGCTCTACCTCAAGGGACTGCTCACCCTGGACCTGGGCCAGTCGCTGCGCGGAACCGAGTCCGTCCTGGACGTGCTGGTGCGGGCCTACCCGATCACCATCAAGCTCTCCCTCATGGCCCTGGCCTTCGAGGCCGTCGCGGGCATCGGCTTCGGCCTCATCGCCGGGGTGCGCAAGGGCGGCTGGTTCGACGCCACCGTCCTGGTGCTCTCCCTCGTGGTCATCGCCGTGCCCACCTTCGTCATCGGCTTCGTCCTGCAGTTCATCATCGGGGTCCGCCTGGGGTGGCTGCCCGTGACCGCCGGCGAGAGCCCCGGCTTCACCGAGCTCCTCATGCCGGCCATGGTGCTGGGCGCCGTCTCCTTCGCCTACGTGCTGCGCCTGACCCGCACCGAGGTCGCCGAGAACCTCACCGCCGACCACGTGCGCACCGCCCGCGCCAAGGGCCTGAGCGGGGCCCGCGTCATGATCGTCCACGTCCTGCGCAACTCCCTGGTCCCGGTGGTCACCTTCCTGGGCGCCGACCTGGGCGCCCTCATGGGTGGTGCCATCGTCACCGAGGGCATCTTCAACATCAAGGGCGTGGGAGGCACCCTCTACTCCGCCATCATCCGCGGCGACGGTCCCATGGTCGTGTCCTTCACGACCGTGCTCGTGCTCGTCTTCATCATCTCCAACCTCCTGGTGGACCTGCTCTACGCCGCCCTGGACCCGAGGATCCGCTATGCCTGA
- a CDS encoding ABC transporter substrate-binding protein gives MPESAFADTKAYGAKPVGNGPYRLVSWDHDSRIVLEPNPAYAGGRTVANQGITFKLYTSYDSVYNDLLADVLDITDSIPDAFLPTFREQLQGRAVNKPAAYFQGLAIDVTHEHWKMDEEGRARRAAICRAIDRNLICEKLYYGTRTPAKDFTAPTVEGWTAEVPGNEVLTYDPDEARRLWAQAEAISKF, from the coding sequence ATGCCCGAGTCGGCCTTCGCCGACACCAAGGCCTACGGGGCCAAGCCCGTGGGCAACGGTCCCTACCGGCTCGTCTCCTGGGACCACGACAGCCGGATCGTCCTGGAGCCGAACCCCGCCTACGCCGGCGGGCGCACCGTGGCCAACCAGGGCATTACCTTCAAGCTGTACACGAGCTATGACTCGGTCTACAACGACCTGCTGGCTGACGTCCTCGACATCACCGACTCCATCCCCGACGCCTTCCTGCCCACCTTCCGCGAGCAGCTCCAGGGCCGCGCCGTCAACAAGCCCGCCGCCTACTTCCAGGGACTGGCCATCGACGTCACCCACGAGCACTGGAAGATGGACGAGGAGGGCCGCGCCCGCCGCGCCGCCATCTGCCGGGCCATCGACCGCAACCTCATCTGCGAGAAGCTCTACTACGGCACGCGTACACCGGCCAAGGACTTCACCGCCCCCACCGTCGAGGGCTGGACCGCCGAGGTGCCGGGCAACGAGGTCCTCACCTACGACCCCGACGAGGCCCGGCGCCTGTGGGCGCAGGCCGAGGCCATCTCAAAGTTCTGA
- a CDS encoding IS630 family transposase — MVVDVTAEERDVLLAWKKRGDSFVLVRLKAEAILYASRGVGTGVIAEMVGRSRRTVSNWLRRWRCSRLHSVVTGHAGNENAAKLTRAHKEQLKRILSRPPAQSGIRADFWDVPALRDVVRIKFGVEYASDSSYQLLLRFVGMSFKLPDPFDKRRDEAAVTERMDQVRQEVADLLARGWEVYTVDEVRVEHEAVTRRMWLPTGRRTKIYVDRERSAQSFFGALSLTSKQVRVYPIEGNQNAEQVTLALARLVRETANDKIAVVLDNAGFHHAKAVTDLYEPGQALERVRPIYLPPYAPDHNPIEHVWNTAKKNISNIQRDNPEETYTAFTSYITSRTFDYDFEHLPITPTQEKLD, encoded by the coding sequence GTGGTTGTTGATGTGACTGCGGAGGAGCGGGATGTTCTTCTGGCGTGGAAGAAACGCGGTGACTCGTTCGTCCTGGTGCGTTTAAAGGCTGAGGCCATTTTGTATGCCTCTCGTGGTGTCGGCACGGGTGTTATCGCTGAGATGGTCGGCCGCAGCCGCAGGACGGTGAGCAACTGGCTGCGCCGCTGGCGGTGCTCCAGGTTGCACTCGGTTGTCACTGGGCACGCCGGCAACGAGAACGCCGCCAAGCTCACCCGCGCCCACAAGGAGCAGCTCAAGCGGATCCTGAGTAGGCCACCGGCCCAGAGCGGGATCAGGGCGGACTTCTGGGACGTACCGGCCCTGCGTGACGTGGTGCGGATCAAGTTCGGCGTGGAGTACGCCTCAGACTCCTCCTACCAGCTGCTCCTGCGCTTCGTGGGGATGAGCTTCAAGCTGCCCGACCCCTTCGACAAGCGCCGCGACGAGGCCGCCGTCACCGAGCGAATGGACCAGGTCCGTCAGGAGGTCGCCGACCTGCTGGCCCGGGGCTGGGAGGTCTACACCGTCGACGAGGTGCGCGTCGAGCACGAGGCCGTCACCCGGCGTATGTGGCTGCCCACCGGCCGTCGGACCAAGATCTATGTCGACCGAGAACGCTCGGCCCAGTCTTTCTTCGGCGCCCTGAGCCTGACCAGCAAGCAGGTGCGCGTCTACCCCATCGAGGGCAACCAGAACGCCGAGCAGGTCACCCTGGCCCTGGCCCGTCTGGTACGCGAGACGGCAAACGACAAGATCGCTGTTGTTCTTGACAACGCCGGCTTCCACCACGCCAAGGCGGTCACTGACCTGTATGAGCCCGGCCAGGCCCTGGAGCGCGTCAGGCCGATCTACCTACCTCCTTACGCGCCCGACCACAACCCAATAGAGCACGTCTGGAACACCGCCAAGAAGAACATCTCAAACATACAACGAGACAACCCCGAGGAAACCTACACCGCATTCACCAGCTACATCACCAGCCGCACCTTCGACTACGACTTCGAGCACCTACCCATCACACCAACCCAAGAAAAGCTTGATTAA
- a CDS encoding ABC transporter substrate-binding protein, with protein sequence MNHALTVSRRSFGLGAAAFGLLLASGCSRGSSSSGGGLGSGSGKLTLAYNSDGPHKTWAEAVCHSVSNVLGITMEPLPVAQFSEMRSAITEHTLLGVFRSGWSADYPSLENFLNATFQTGASANDTQYSSKTFDDLLAQAAAATDPETAYGYFRQAQTQLFADLPGIPLWYQNGFGGYSRNASNVDFNWTGTPVYEEASSSANGGVILSNLAEPQNSLLPTNTNESNGGRILDLVFAGLVRYDKDGNVINEVASSIETTDNQHYTITLKPGWTFSDGSPVTADSFIKAWKFGALLSNAQLGSSFFERIKGFSYDEDSELTGLAKVDDLTFTVELTAPASDFKISLGHYAYGGL encoded by the coding sequence ATGAACCACGCTCTGACAGTGTCGCGCCGCAGCTTTGGACTCGGCGCGGCCGCCTTCGGCCTGCTCCTTGCCTCAGGATGCTCGCGCGGATCGAGTTCGAGTGGAGGTGGCCTGGGCAGCGGCAGCGGCAAGCTGACCCTGGCCTACAACTCCGACGGCCCGCACAAGACCTGGGCCGAGGCGGTGTGCCACTCGGTCTCCAACGTCCTGGGCATCACGATGGAGCCCCTGCCGGTGGCCCAGTTCTCCGAGATGCGCTCGGCCATCACCGAGCACACCCTCCTGGGCGTCTTCCGCTCCGGCTGGTCGGCCGACTACCCCTCGCTGGAGAACTTCCTCAACGCCACCTTCCAGACCGGCGCCAGCGCCAACGACACCCAGTACTCCTCGAAGACCTTCGACGACCTGCTGGCCCAGGCTGCGGCCGCCACCGATCCCGAGACCGCCTACGGGTACTTCCGTCAGGCCCAGACCCAGCTCTTCGCCGACCTGCCCGGCATCCCGCTGTGGTACCAGAACGGGTTCGGCGGGTACTCCCGCAACGCCTCCAACGTCGACTTCAACTGGACCGGCACCCCGGTCTACGAGGAGGCCAGCTCCAGCGCCAACGGCGGTGTCATCCTGTCCAACCTCGCCGAGCCGCAGAACTCCCTGCTGCCCACCAACACCAACGAGTCCAACGGCGGCCGGATCCTCGACCTGGTCTTCGCCGGACTGGTCCGCTATGACAAGGACGGCAACGTCATCAACGAGGTCGCCTCCTCCATCGAGACCACGGACAACCAGCACTACACGATCACCCTCAAGCCGGGCTGGACCTTCTCCGACGGAAGCCCGGTGACCGCCGACTCCTTCATCAAGGCCTGGAAGTTCGGAGCCCTGCTGTCCAACGCCCAGCTCGGCTCCTCCTTCTTCGAGCGGATCAAGGGCTTCTCCTACGACGAGGACTCCGAGCTGACCGGACTGGCCAAGGTGGATGACCTCACCTTCACGGTCGAGCTGACCGCTCCGGCGTCGGACTTCAAGATCAGCCTGGGCCACTACGCCTATGGCGGTCTTTAA
- a CDS encoding LLM class flavin-dependent oxidoreductase yields the protein MSQPERRALPVLSVMDMVPVSAGRSRSDALNDMIALARAADAAGYERYWLAEHHGSTTYLSSATIVLMGQVLAATERLGAASGGIMLPNHAPLVVAEQIGTLATLYPGRVDLGLGRAPGTDRRTAAALRRGASDPRRFAEEILEILTYLGDEPAPEPHLVPGSLLLGAAAAPDDALQGGGADGPRVRAIPGEGTHPGVWVLGSSVNGARVAGRLALPFAVASHFAPVQAEAAIATYRSVVESRGEGDRGTQAAARVAAAVNVMVAPSDDEARLLFSTAMAAAARIVGNRPGPLDPPTADPNAWRAYAPGREAAVESAMSLSFVGTADDVAARLREQADRWDLDEILVVTYAHDPALRRRSYELLAQAWHA from the coding sequence ATGAGTCAGCCCGAAAGGCGGGCCCTACCGGTTTTGTCCGTCATGGACATGGTCCCCGTCAGCGCCGGTCGCAGCCGCTCCGACGCCCTCAACGACATGATCGCCCTCGCTCGAGCCGCCGACGCCGCCGGCTACGAGCGCTACTGGCTGGCCGAGCACCACGGCTCCACCACCTACCTGTCATCGGCCACCATCGTCCTCATGGGACAGGTCCTGGCCGCCACCGAACGCCTCGGTGCCGCCTCCGGCGGGATCATGCTGCCCAACCACGCCCCGCTCGTCGTCGCCGAGCAGATCGGCACCCTGGCCACCCTCTACCCCGGCCGGGTCGACCTGGGGCTGGGGCGCGCCCCGGGCACGGACCGGCGCACGGCCGCCGCACTGCGCCGAGGAGCCTCCGATCCCCGCCGCTTCGCCGAGGAGATCCTCGAGATCCTCACCTACCTGGGCGACGAGCCCGCCCCGGAGCCCCACCTGGTCCCCGGCTCCCTCCTCCTGGGGGCCGCCGCCGCTCCCGACGACGCGCTCCAGGGCGGCGGGGCCGACGGTCCCCGGGTGAGGGCCATTCCGGGCGAGGGCACCCACCCTGGCGTGTGGGTGCTCGGCTCCTCGGTCAACGGGGCCCGCGTCGCCGGACGGCTCGCACTGCCCTTCGCCGTCGCCTCGCACTTCGCCCCGGTCCAGGCTGAGGCGGCGATCGCCACCTACCGCTCCGTCGTCGAGTCCCGGGGGGAGGGGGATCGGGGGACTCAGGCCGCTGCGCGGGTCGCGGCCGCTGTCAACGTCATGGTGGCCCCCAGTGACGACGAGGCCCGCCTCCTGTTCAGCACCGCCATGGCCGCTGCCGCCCGCATCGTCGGCAACCGCCCCGGCCCCCTCGACCCGCCCACGGCCGACCCGAACGCCTGGCGGGCCTATGCGCCGGGCAGGGAGGCGGCCGTTGAGTCCGCCATGTCCCTGTCCTTCGTGGGAACGGCCGACGACGTCGCCGCCCGCCTGCGCGAGCAGGCCGACCGCTGGGACCTCGACGAGATCCTTGTGGTCACCTACGCCCACGACCCGGCCCTGAGGCGACGCTCCTACGAGCTGCTCGCCCAGGCCTGGCACGCCTGA
- a CDS encoding biotin transporter BioY, whose translation MVTKPSTPAADGVALSPALARVREAGLVLAGTVALILVGQIAIPLPFTPVPISMGTFAALGVGAVLGSRRGALSALLLGVLAAVGAPVLAGWSGGVVATFGYVVGYILIAAIAGRATAVWSRRSGSTVSRVATGVALMLLASASVYVPGVVWLKIATGASWSAALSMGLVPFIVGDVLKSLVATGLLPVGGRLR comes from the coding sequence ATGGTCACAAAACCCTCCACTCCTGCTGCCGACGGCGTCGCCCTCAGCCCCGCGCTCGCCCGCGTCCGTGAGGCGGGCCTGGTCCTGGCCGGTACCGTCGCCCTGATCCTCGTCGGACAGATCGCCATCCCCCTGCCCTTCACCCCCGTGCCGATCAGCATGGGCACCTTCGCCGCCCTGGGCGTCGGCGCCGTCCTCGGCTCGCGCCGCGGCGCCCTGTCCGCGCTGCTCCTCGGGGTCCTGGCCGCCGTCGGCGCCCCGGTCCTGGCCGGCTGGAGCGGCGGCGTCGTGGCCACCTTCGGCTACGTCGTCGGCTACATCCTCATCGCCGCCATCGCCGGGCGCGCCACCGCCGTGTGGTCGCGCCGCTCCGGGTCGACGGTCTCCCGAGTCGCCACCGGCGTCGCCCTCATGCTGCTGGCCTCCGCCTCGGTGTACGTGCCCGGCGTCGTCTGGCTGAAGATCGCCACCGGCGCCAGCTGGAGCGCCGCCCTGAGCATGGGACTGGTCCCCTTCATCGTGGGTGACGTCCTCAAGTCCCTGGTCGCCACCGGCCTGCTGCCTGTGGGTGGCAGGCTGCGCTGA